A single window of Methylocella tundrae DNA harbors:
- a CDS encoding polysaccharide biosynthesis/export family protein produces MRNDFLNVAGILLSGAALLALTGCGTLLSGSGPSTDDVIAQSTSPGVQRYEIVDINSSVLDILRHRGPDSFLTHFGDYRPSVEPKIGVGDTVSVTIWEAGAGGLFSAPLVSDRFSTGSKSSTIPDQIVGRDGSISVPYAGRIKVAGRTTQEVQGIVEHALAGKAIEPQVLINMPKSVSNSVTVTGEVVNGARVPLSVRGDRVMDVIATAGGIRAPVNETYVQLSRGQETVRVAMSRVSSDPKENIYLRPNDVLTLIRDPQTFIAYGATGKNAEIPFDAEGISLSQALAKAGGLMDFRSDPAGVFIFRFEPESVVRALAPGSTLAAHNRVTPVVYRLNLRDAASLFIAQGFRIQNRDLLYVSNAPITDAEKVMQIVSMISSPALTGLSACAYIKC; encoded by the coding sequence ATGCGGAATGATTTCTTGAATGTCGCAGGCATTCTGCTTTCCGGCGCGGCGTTGCTTGCCCTGACCGGCTGTGGGACCCTTCTCAGCGGATCTGGTCCCAGTACGGATGACGTGATCGCTCAGTCCACGTCGCCCGGCGTGCAGCGCTATGAAATTGTCGACATCAATTCTTCAGTGCTCGATATATTGCGGCATCGCGGTCCGGATAGTTTCCTCACACATTTCGGGGATTACAGGCCCTCAGTCGAGCCAAAAATCGGCGTTGGCGACACGGTTTCCGTGACCATATGGGAAGCCGGCGCCGGCGGATTGTTTTCCGCGCCGCTCGTCAGCGACAGGTTCAGCACGGGCTCAAAAAGTTCGACGATACCGGATCAGATTGTAGGCCGCGACGGCTCCATCAGCGTTCCCTACGCTGGCCGGATCAAAGTAGCCGGACGCACGACGCAGGAGGTACAGGGCATCGTCGAACATGCGCTCGCGGGAAAAGCGATCGAGCCGCAGGTTCTGATCAATATGCCGAAGTCGGTCAGCAATAGCGTCACCGTTACGGGCGAAGTCGTCAATGGCGCGCGCGTGCCCTTGAGCGTCAGGGGCGACCGGGTCATGGACGTCATCGCGACCGCGGGCGGCATCAGGGCGCCGGTGAACGAGACCTATGTTCAACTTTCGAGAGGTCAGGAGACGGTTCGCGTCGCAATGAGCCGCGTCTCCTCGGATCCGAAGGAAAATATCTATTTGCGCCCCAACGACGTGCTGACGTTGATCCGGGACCCGCAAACCTTCATCGCTTATGGCGCGACGGGCAAGAACGCCGAGATCCCGTTCGATGCCGAAGGCATCAGTCTGTCTCAGGCTCTCGCCAAGGCCGGCGGACTTATGGATTTCCGTTCCGACCCCGCCGGCGTTTTCATATTCCGCTTCGAGCCCGAGAGCGTCGTCCGCGCGTTGGCTCCCGGCTCAACGCTCGCTGCACATAATCGGGTGACGCCGGTCGTCTACAGGCTGAACCTGCGCGATGCGGCGAGCCTCTTCATCGCCCAGGGCTTCCGCATCCAGAACAGAGACCTGCTCTATGTCTCGAACGCCCCGATCACGGACGCTGAGAAAGTCATGCAAATCGTGAGCATGATATCGAGCCCGGCGCTGACGGGGCTCAGCGCCTGCGCCTATATCAAGTGTTAG
- a CDS encoding glycosyltransferase family 2 protein, whose amino-acid sequence MPMPLKIGNLKAAPHLASLLLIARSRIFDANWYKTEYPESVARGFSPLVHYLLEGARQGARPHILFDPVWYRRSRAPTQRDQNPLLDYIKYGAAEGFEPSPYFSSSYYRKLAGDLRGLTPLGHFIAHGLPRGVSPTLLFDRDWYLSQNSDVREAGFDPFLHFVASGSRDGRSPGPLFDASWYRMKNADVRDGGFEPLPHYLAFGAAEGRKPHERFDPAFYAAKASDPLVTPENALVEYAEVGREQWRSSHAFLPPPDSPVAAFEQFPWRHPGSRSERFDAPFRVLIVDLAPSPSARARNIELCRALNTLPQLDVHILTNAPPGFAQAAGATLDLSRSEFASLDHAVVVDRLLRALKFRDPRALVIEAENAIPQLPETCAALNLPYYRLDVDTARSTAEWTELLHTRTGYCALPRPTISVIIPNYNHARYLDERLKSIFAQQSPPDEIIFLDDASDDESLAIARASKARSKIPFAILTNPRNSGSPFKQWAKGVSQAKCDLVWIAESDDSSDPRFLQRMTESFTDPDVVLAYSDSEVIGTRGEILAQSYRFYTDTLDELKWLTGYVESGASEILTTLAIKNTIPNVSSAVFKRTALVDAIRQIQDFRYCGDWRAYLACLRQGKIAFRPEALNRHRQEPGGVTQGGERATLGVQEALVIKQDIFAHSQCTNRVVWLSLAQTVFEYEMRSLALAGGRPAFTANEALANSLHEMSVVIGRQRPHYFAHQEEVSLYVRALAESSTGLDKAAREALVARVLTELRVIAKREA is encoded by the coding sequence ATGCCTATGCCGCTGAAAATCGGGAATCTTAAGGCAGCGCCCCATCTTGCAAGTCTCTTGCTGATTGCGCGCAGCCGCATTTTCGACGCGAACTGGTACAAAACGGAATACCCCGAGAGCGTCGCCCGAGGCTTTAGTCCCCTCGTTCATTATCTGCTGGAAGGCGCGCGGCAGGGGGCGCGCCCACACATCCTCTTCGATCCAGTCTGGTATCGTCGAAGCCGAGCGCCGACCCAAAGAGACCAGAACCCTCTGCTCGATTACATCAAATATGGCGCCGCCGAGGGATTCGAGCCGTCCCCATATTTTTCATCCTCCTATTATCGCAAGCTCGCTGGCGATCTTCGCGGCCTGACCCCCCTCGGCCATTTCATCGCCCATGGCCTGCCGCGCGGGGTCTCGCCGACGCTCCTCTTTGACCGCGACTGGTACCTCTCCCAAAATTCCGACGTCCGCGAGGCCGGGTTCGATCCGTTCCTTCATTTCGTTGCATCCGGCTCACGCGATGGACGCTCCCCGGGGCCGCTCTTTGATGCATCCTGGTATCGCATGAAGAATGCCGACGTTCGAGATGGAGGTTTTGAGCCCCTGCCCCATTATCTCGCCTTTGGCGCCGCCGAAGGCCGCAAACCGCATGAGCGTTTCGATCCCGCCTTTTATGCCGCCAAGGCATCCGATCCGCTCGTCACGCCAGAAAACGCATTGGTCGAATATGCAGAGGTCGGCCGCGAGCAATGGCGAAGCAGCCATGCCTTCCTGCCGCCGCCCGATTCGCCTGTCGCGGCCTTTGAACAGTTCCCATGGCGCCACCCAGGCTCGCGGAGCGAGCGATTTGACGCGCCCTTTCGGGTTCTCATCGTCGATCTTGCTCCCTCGCCATCGGCCAGAGCGCGCAACATCGAGCTTTGCCGCGCGCTCAACACCTTGCCGCAACTCGATGTCCACATATTAACGAACGCGCCGCCGGGCTTTGCGCAGGCCGCCGGCGCAACGCTTGATCTTTCACGTTCCGAGTTCGCCTCACTCGACCACGCCGTCGTCGTGGACCGCCTGCTGCGCGCATTGAAATTTCGCGACCCGCGCGCACTCGTCATCGAGGCGGAAAACGCCATTCCACAGCTTCCGGAAACATGTGCGGCGCTCAACCTTCCCTATTATCGACTTGACGTTGACACCGCGCGTTCAACCGCTGAGTGGACTGAACTTCTACATACCCGCACGGGCTATTGCGCGCTACCAAGGCCGACGATCTCTGTCATCATTCCGAATTACAATCACGCGCGCTATCTCGACGAGCGGCTGAAGTCGATTTTCGCCCAACAGTCTCCACCTGATGAAATTATCTTCCTCGACGATGCGTCGGATGACGAGAGCCTTGCCATTGCGCGAGCCTCGAAAGCCAGATCGAAAATCCCATTCGCTATCTTGACCAATCCACGCAACAGCGGCTCGCCGTTCAAACAATGGGCGAAAGGCGTTTCGCAGGCGAAATGCGATCTCGTCTGGATCGCCGAGAGCGACGACTCGTCAGATCCTCGCTTCTTGCAACGCATGACGGAAAGCTTCACGGATCCCGACGTCGTTCTCGCCTATAGCGATTCAGAGGTGATCGGAACACGGGGGGAAATCCTGGCGCAAAGCTATAGATTTTATACCGACACGCTCGACGAGCTCAAATGGCTCACCGGATACGTCGAGAGCGGAGCTAGCGAGATCCTGACGACGCTCGCGATCAAGAACACGATTCCGAATGTCAGCTCGGCCGTGTTCAAACGAACGGCGCTCGTTGACGCCATCAGACAAATCCAGGATTTTCGATATTGCGGCGACTGGCGGGCCTATCTCGCGTGCTTGCGACAGGGCAAGATCGCCTTTCGCCCTGAGGCGTTGAACAGGCACAGGCAGGAACCCGGCGGCGTGACGCAGGGCGGCGAACGCGCGACCTTAGGCGTTCAGGAGGCGCTCGTCATCAAACAGGATATCTTCGCTCATTCTCAATGTACGAACCGCGTGGTCTGGCTCAGCCTGGCTCAAACAGTGTTCGAATATGAGATGCGATCGCTGGCGCTGGCGGGAGGACGCCCGGCCTTCACGGCGAATGAGGCTCTGGCCAACTCTCTTCATGAAATGTCGGTCGTCATAGGCCGGCAGCGCCCTCACTATTTCGCGCATCAAGAGGAAGTTTCGCTGTATGTGCGCGCTCTCGCCGAAAGTTCGACTGGTCTCGACAAGGCCGCCCGTGAGGCGCTCGTCGCCCGCGTTCTCACCGAGCTGAGAGTGATAGCGAAGCGGGAGGCGTGA
- a CDS encoding glycosyltransferase, which translates to MRIALYVHCFFPAHFYGTEAYALTLAKELIALGEEPVVITATLAGEPAQKRLIEERVYDGVRVISIDKNLFPNRSVRDTYEQPSLRNLHERLLRKIQPNVVHVCHLISHTTALLDVARAMGIPVFATLTDFFGFCYNNRLENAQGELCAGPDEARANCIACFLQLVGARPDAKPLTRLGADRRLRPFVAKGLARLGRREENPFSISGFEPNDIVVRPDILRRAMGVYCEAIAPTLFLKRAYEANAFPAPMHISHFGVEIDRSPKPARARGDSVRLGFIGQLFPHKGAHLLLDSLRASGRQNLSLQIWGPDDQDPAYYATLRQKAEGLPVRFQGTLPRQELAGALAGLDYLVIPSTWYENSPLVLLQALATHTPVIISDVLGMTEFVQDGRNGFHFSRGDVASLTAVLHKVADDPELAARLSAATSYDRAPADMAKDVLAMYRAHALGGVDAAEATAAPIETEGADQSGSNPAQLGVEGPLDSWLAYNEGALHIDSAEASHIAPFPPLALMTATSGLSRTEDFTRHGVDIMRALAAASPAPLASYRAWLDFGVGAGRVARLFKGYRGVYVGVDVDPHMVEWVRGNLPWVKALQTAPRQPLPFADQRFDAVVSISVFTHMNDEDHRFYLNELWRVTRPGAILMLTVHGDRAIQRASAESNILDLLCIPADALQGAGKALAEGDGFHFTRQSGHLTSSLYDYGVTFVNRRWIDAVWTKWFDIETIVPGAIHDFQDIVVARRR; encoded by the coding sequence ATGAGAATCGCGCTCTACGTTCACTGTTTTTTCCCGGCGCATTTTTATGGCACCGAGGCCTATGCTCTGACGCTCGCCAAGGAGCTGATCGCTTTAGGGGAGGAGCCTGTCGTCATTACCGCGACGCTCGCTGGCGAACCGGCGCAAAAACGGCTCATCGAGGAGCGGGTCTATGATGGCGTCCGCGTCATTTCGATCGACAAGAATCTTTTTCCGAACCGCAGCGTTCGCGACACCTATGAGCAACCCTCGCTTCGTAATCTGCATGAGCGTCTGCTGCGCAAGATCCAGCCCAACGTCGTTCACGTCTGTCACCTGATCAGCCACACGACGGCTCTGCTCGACGTCGCGCGCGCCATGGGGATTCCGGTATTTGCGACGCTCACGGACTTCTTCGGCTTTTGCTACAACAACCGGCTCGAGAATGCGCAGGGAGAACTCTGCGCGGGACCCGATGAAGCCCGCGCCAATTGCATCGCCTGTTTCCTCCAGCTCGTCGGCGCGCGTCCCGACGCGAAGCCGTTAACCCGCCTCGGCGCTGACCGGCGTTTGCGGCCGTTCGTGGCAAAAGGGCTCGCACGGCTCGGCCGGCGCGAGGAAAACCCATTCAGCATCAGCGGTTTTGAGCCGAACGACATTGTCGTGCGGCCCGATATTCTGCGCCGCGCGATGGGCGTCTATTGCGAAGCGATCGCGCCGACACTTTTCTTGAAGCGCGCTTATGAGGCCAATGCGTTTCCGGCGCCGATGCACATCAGTCATTTTGGTGTCGAGATTGATCGCAGTCCCAAGCCGGCGCGCGCGCGCGGGGACAGCGTCAGACTGGGATTCATCGGGCAATTATTTCCCCATAAGGGCGCGCATCTTTTGCTCGACTCCCTTCGTGCGAGCGGACGGCAAAATCTCTCGCTGCAGATCTGGGGTCCAGATGACCAGGACCCGGCCTATTACGCGACGCTGCGGCAAAAGGCCGAGGGACTCCCTGTTCGATTTCAGGGGACCTTGCCGCGCCAGGAACTCGCCGGCGCGCTGGCGGGCCTCGACTACCTCGTCATCCCTTCCACCTGGTACGAGAACAGCCCGCTCGTGTTGCTTCAGGCGCTCGCCACCCATACGCCCGTTATCATTTCCGATGTGCTGGGCATGACGGAATTTGTGCAGGACGGCCGCAATGGTTTCCATTTTTCACGGGGGGATGTCGCCAGTCTGACGGCGGTCTTGCACAAGGTCGCCGATGATCCGGAGCTTGCAGCCCGCCTCAGCGCTGCGACGTCTTACGATCGCGCGCCAGCGGATATGGCGAAAGATGTTCTCGCCATGTATCGCGCGCATGCGCTCGGCGGCGTCGATGCGGCGGAAGCCACGGCCGCGCCGATCGAAACGGAAGGTGCGGATCAATCCGGTTCAAATCCGGCGCAGCTCGGCGTCGAGGGACCGCTCGACTCCTGGCTGGCCTATAATGAGGGCGCTCTGCACATTGATTCCGCGGAGGCCTCGCATATCGCGCCTTTCCCGCCGCTTGCATTGATGACCGCGACCTCTGGACTAAGCCGCACGGAGGATTTCACCCGGCATGGCGTCGATATCATGCGCGCTCTCGCCGCAGCGAGCCCGGCGCCGCTGGCCTCCTATCGCGCCTGGCTCGATTTCGGCGTTGGCGCCGGGCGCGTGGCGCGGCTCTTCAAGGGCTATCGCGGCGTCTATGTCGGCGTGGACGTCGACCCTCACATGGTTGAATGGGTGCGCGGCAATCTGCCGTGGGTCAAGGCCCTGCAAACTGCGCCGCGTCAACCGCTTCCCTTCGCGGATCAACGTTTCGACGCGGTCGTCAGTATTTCCGTCTTCACCCATATGAATGACGAGGATCATCGTTTTTATCTCAATGAATTATGGCGGGTGACGCGCCCTGGCGCGATTTTGATGCTGACAGTCCATGGCGATCGGGCTATCCAGCGGGCCAGCGCCGAGTCGAATATTCTTGATCTCCTATGCATACCCGCCGATGCGCTCCAGGGCGCAGGCAAGGCTTTGGCGGAAGGCGATGGATTTCACTTCACGCGCCAGAGCGGGCACCTTACGTCCTCGCTTTATGATTACGGCGTCACTTTCGTGAACAGGCGATGGATCGACGCCGTCTGGACCAAATGGTTCGATATCGAGACTATCGTTCCCGGCGCCATTCATGACTTCCAGGACATCGTGGTGGCGCGACGCAGATAA